The following coding sequences lie in one Aspergillus puulaauensis MK2 DNA, chromosome 3, nearly complete sequence genomic window:
- a CDS encoding serine/threonine-protein kinase (COG:T;~EggNog:ENOG410PFTR;~InterPro:IPR017441,IPR008271,IPR000719,IPR011009;~PFAM:PF07714,PF00069;~go_function: GO:0004672 - protein kinase activity [Evidence IEA];~go_function: GO:0005524 - ATP binding [Evidence IEA];~go_process: GO:0006468 - protein phosphorylation [Evidence IEA]), translating into MATQSQPGQKPKVQPCRYKTGKTLGAGSYSVVKECVHIDTGQYYAAKVINKRLMAGREHMVRNEIAILKKVSMGHQNILTLVDYFETMNNLYLVTDLALGGELFDRICRKGSYYESDAADLIRAILSAVAYLHDHGIVHRDLKPENLLFRTPEDNADLLIADFGLSRIMDEEQLHVLTTTCGTPGYMAPEIFKKSGHGKPVDIWAVGVITYFMLCGYTPFDRDSNLEEMQAILEASYSFTPIEYWRGVSVEAREFIKTCLTVDPQARLTAHQALQHPWVNPPYDSEAQNAAQDLLPTVKKNFNARRTLHKAIDTVRAINKLRENGGLMMDGMMSVDPKPEQVNGSEVTEDRSSSNTPQGSGSGDPMELDSRGNARGQTEHQIREQERRVKATVAGLWSKTANRGDQFTRRR; encoded by the exons ATGGCCACCCAATCCCAGCCGGGCCAGAAACCTAAAGTCCAACCATGCCGGTACAAGACCGGAAAGACCCTAGGAGCGGGCTCCTACTCGGTCGTGAAGGAATGCGTACACATTGACACCGGCCAGTATTATGCCGCGAAGGTGATAAATAAGCGACTGATGGCTGGACGTGAACATATG GTTCGGAATGAGATCGCAATCCTGAAGAAGGTTTCCATGGGCCACCAGAATATCCTGACTCTGGTTGACTACTTCGAGACGATGAATAACT TATACCTTGTCACGGATCTTGCATTGGGCGGGGAGCTATTCGATCGCATCTGCCGTAAGGGAAGCTACTATGAATCCGATGCTGCTGACCTGATTCGTGCCATCCTGTCTGCTGTCGCATATCTGCATGACCATGGCATTGTACATCGCGACCTAAAGCCGGAGAACCTGCTTTTCCGCACCCCCGAGGACAACGCAGACTTGTTAATCGCAGACTTTGGTCTATCGCGAATCATGGATGAGGAACAATTGCACGTTCTCACAACGACATGTGGTACCCCGGGATACATGGCCCCCGAGATCTTCAAGAAGAGCGGCCACGGAAAGCCTGT CGACATTTGGGCAGTCGGGGTGATTACCTATTTCATGCTCTGCGGATACACTCCTTTTGACCGTGACTCCAATCTCGAAGAGATGCAGGCCATTCTCGAAGCTTCATATTCATTCACGCCCATCGAGTACTGGCGCGGTGTTTCCGTCGAGGCCCGTGAATTCATTAAAACCTGTCTAACAGTCGACCCACAAGCCCGCCTAACTGCCCACCAAGCCCTGCAACACCCCTGGGTGAACCCACCATACGACTCAGAGGCACAGAACGCCGCCCAAGATCTTCTGCCAACTGTCAAGAAAAACTTCAACGCCCGCCGCACCCTCCACAAAGCAATCGACACCGTCCGCGCTATCAACAAACTGCGCGAAAATGGCGGCCTCATGATGGACGGCATGATGAGCGTCGACCCCAAGCCCGAGCAGGTTAACGGGAGCGAAGTTACAGAGGATCGATCATCATCCAACACCCCACAGGGTAGCGGAAGCGGAGACCCCATGGAACTCGACAGCCGCGGAAACGCCCGCGGCCAAACAGAGCACCAGATCCGAGAACAAGAACGACGAGTCAAGGCTACTGTTGCTGGGCTGTGGAGTAAAACCGCCAACCGGGGTGACCAGTTTACGCGGCGTCGATGA
- a CDS encoding AMMECR1 domain-containing protein (BUSCO:EOG09263ZSC;~COG:S;~EggNog:ENOG410PN75;~InterPro:IPR023473,IPR036071,IPR027485,IPR002733;~PFAM:PF01871), translated as MATAAHCYYCFECLAASYEGNDSISLAAVEELWERHEQFKKLSELQDGEALPSSENDVPGQQPVNDIEESGQGVQNLSRPQTIKLPSIDRLQTQASDSSVSTTPSTMSNKSSSSVFSSATTSSSMSSQSDTPSAAQRLAEQKYPLFVTWNILSKSGRKSLRGCIGTFEPQVLPRGLKHYAFESAFEDTRFSPIPESLLPSLSCSLTLLGTFEPCTNALDWTLGVHGIRISFIHRGRRFGATYLPDVPVEQGWTKEETVKSLMQKAGWDAPYESSTRRFLRGSSSTSQNPNSSKPWDQVSDFRTVKYQGLKSSADYEQWQEWREWVLSLDDGSEKLLAS; from the exons ATGGCGACTGCTGCCCATTGCTACTATTGCTTCGAGTGCCTGGCTGCCTCGTATGAGGGTAATGACTCTATCAGCCTTGCCGCTGTGGAAGAGCTATGGGAAAGACACGAACAGTTCAAGAAACTCTCCGAGCTTCAAGACGGCGAAGCGTTACCTTCAAGTGAGAACGATGTTCCTGGGCAGCAACCTGTAAACGATATTGAAGAATCAGGTCAGGGAGTGCAGAACCTCTCACGCCCTCAGACCATTAAGCTCCCGAGTATCGACCGCCTACAGACCCAGGCATCTGATTCTAGTGTATCTACAACACCATCCACAATGTCTAACAAGTCATCAAGCTCGGTCTTCTCGAGCGCTACCACATCCAGCTCGATGTCTTCGCAGTCAGATACTCCAAGCGCAGCACAGCGGCTAGCCGAACAGAAATATCCCCTGTTCGTCACATGGAACATACTATCGAAGAGCGGCCGTAAATCCTTGCGTGGGTGTATCGGCACATTTGAGCCCCAGGTACTTCCTCGTGGCCTGAAGCACTACGCCTTCGAATC TGCCTTTGAAGACACCCGGTTTTCTCCAATCCCAGAATCacttcttccctccctctcctGCTCTTTAACTCTCCTAGGGACATTCGAACCTTGCACAAACGCCCTAGACTGGACGCTCGGCGTCCACGGGATCCGTATTTCCTTCATTCATCGCGGCCGCCGCTTCGGCGCAACGTACCTCCCCGACGTTCCCGTTGAACAAGGCTGGACCAAAGAAGAGACCGTGAAGAGCTTAATGCAGAAAGCTGGGTGGGACGCTCCGTATGAAAGCTCGACGAGGAGATTTCTCAGGGGTAGCAGCAGCACAAGCCAGAACCCGAACTCTTCAAAGCCATGGGACCAGGTCTCAGACTTCCGAACCGTCAAGTATCAGGGCCTCAAGTCGTCTGCAGATTATGAGCAATGGCAAGAATGGCGTGAATGGGTGCTGTCCTTGGATGATGGGAGTGAGAAGTTGTTGGCCTCATAA
- a CDS encoding putative regulatory factor Sgt1 (COG:K;~EggNog:ENOG410PFBE;~InterPro:IPR010770), giving the protein MAPMSQEDIEWFKSTFRPIPKPELPDDCIEYSLQYIPSNPAPAVVDEVADTRTRLMEVQRSSAELIKQLLKDYIWQREAFRLEITKKDGTTILSGRTNFGDSVEDEWVIVYLLRELTKKHQDVWATVTDNDGQFLLAEAAGALPSWLEPEIADNRVWLHQGELVVIKPKSEKGRVTETISLPEARNIIKEDPKRLMRSAMIQEEAFYRLRNYPKQISENLHSALVTIPRKVAYLLHQKPAYISPAVEAFYLRDPIALRPLRGKDAGDLIFRPEDFVTVSTRFTRTGYAQIKSQDFPAPKSWVGKLPSIEDRKLYDRADAGMKVTSGFEMLLTDPQNQDKPLVREMKLILEDLDTGDESLPTDEEIQTWEKREDDEKWLDINFEDLDTELKGKGKEKEKSAGEFGDSNAQENLQRIVAQFEKFLNDESAGFEGADFIDDYGSDSDVDEDEEEELDSEGEDKDASFDEEEFSKMMKEMMGMPSMPPSLPGLSGPSAPPKPSKRVEELDTDSEDDTEQIQQLSREMEAELKGTGVLNLNRPGDVSQGKRAVSQEETNERANGGAEAEGDNININLVKNFLESLQGQSGSSGPAGNILSMMNVPMPKDDRER; this is encoded by the exons ATGGCGCCCATGTCGCAGGAAGATATCGAGTGGTTCAAGTCCACCTTTCGGCCCATTCCTAAACCTGAACTGCCGGACGACTGCATCGAGTACTCGTTACAATATATCCCTTCCAACCCCGCCCCCGCTGTTGTCGATGAGGTCGCAGATACACGAACACGGTTGATGGAGGTGCAGAGATCTTCTGCTGAATTGATAAAACAACTACTAAAAGACTATATATGGCAAAGAGAGGCATTCCGCCTTGAGATTACCAAAAAAGACG GAACAACCATATTAAGCGGTCGAACGAATTTTGGAGACTCtgttgaagatgaatggGTGATCGTGTATCTGTTGCGGGAGTTGACAAAGAAACACCAAGATGTCTGGGCTACAGTGACAGATAATGATGGCCAGTTCCTCCTTGCAGAGGCTGCCGGTGCGTTGCCTTCATGGCTGGAGCCAGAAATAGCAGATAATAGG GTTTGGCTGCACCAGGGAGAACTTGTTGTCATCAAACCGAAGAGTGAGAAGGGCAGGGTCACGGAAACGATATCCCTACCGGAGGCGAGGAACATAATAAAAGAGGACCCCAAGCGGCTTATGCGCTCAGCCATGATCCAGGAAGAGGCGTTTTACCGACTACGGAATTATCCCAAGCAGATTAGTGAGAACCTCCATTCGGCCTTGGTTACTATCCCTCGCAAGGTGGCCTACCTCTTGCATCAAAAGCCCGCTTATATATCTCCTGCTGTCGAAGCCTTTTACCTTCGGGATCCTATCGCATTGAGGCCTCTTCGAGGTAAAGACGCAGGAGACCTGATTTTCAGGCCTGAGGATTTCGTTACAGTGAGCACCCGATTTACACGGACCGGCTATGCGCAAATTAAGAGCCAAGATTTCCCGGCTCCCAAATCCTGGGTCGGCAAATTACCTTCTATCGAGGATCGGAAGTTATATGACCGCGCCGATGCGGGTATGAAAGTTACTTCTGGGTTCGAAATGCTTCTCACAGACCCCCAGAATCAGGATAAGCCGCTGGTGCGAGAGATGAAGCTCATACTCGAGGATCTAGACACTGGGGATGAATCTCTTCCCACtgatgaagaaattcaaaCTTGGGAGAAGCGTGAAGATGACGAAAAGTGGTTGGACATAAACTTTGAGGACTTGGACACGGAGCTTAAGGGGAAGGgtaaagagaaggaaaagtcTGCGGGAGAATTTGGGGACTCCAATGCACAAGAAAATCTGCAACGTATAGTTGCTCAGTTTGAGAAATTCTTAAACGACGAATCAGCTGGCTTCGAAGGGGCCGATTTCATTGACGATTACGGATCAGATTCagatgtcgacgaggacgaggaagaagaattgGACAGTGAAGGGGAGGACAAAGACGCATcctttgacgaggaagaattCTCTAAAATGATGAAAGAGATGATGGGCATGCCGTCGATGCCGCCTTCTCTGCCTGGTCTCAGCGGACCGTCTGCACCACCGAAGCCGTCCAAACGAGTGGAGGAACTGGACACCGACTCCGAGGATGACACTGAACAAATACAGCAGCTTTCAAGAGAAATGGAAGCTGAGTTGAAAGGAACAGGAGTTCTCAACCTGAACCGTCCTGGTGACGTATCTCAGGGCAAACGTGCCGTGTCTCAGGAAGAAACAAATGAAAGGGCAAATGGGGGCGCGGAAGCCGAGGGCGACAACATCAATATCAACCTCGTGAAAAACTTCTTGGAGAGCCTTCAGGGACAGTCAGGGTCGTCGGGTCCAGCAGGGAACATACTTTCCATGATGAATGTGCCGATGCCGAAAGACGATCGCGAACGGTGA
- a CDS encoding putative spindle-pole body protein (Pcp1) (COG:S;~EggNog:ENOG410PKZY;~InterPro:IPR019528,IPR012943;~PFAM:PF07989,PF10495;~go_component: GO:0005815 - microtubule organizing center [Evidence IEA]): MAYPYIDTPRTEVDGNATYLTNGFRSVGRHNLSALDSVENSFQTPSKDEDVLKVLGDGRRRSSAGSKLNTPRATGGPKSTRSALNSRQQLPTAGVKGEFTPMLKSAMKNNHMKNMSTTRGGPSAPKTPSYLKPGYRSNGNTPGLPGVDMTGIDEEDATVEDPTPVPQVASSSVQGTPLPGLTSRDGNILGDGNNMTLKEQEQIIDKLDKDNFGLKLKIHFLQQQLEKAGPAYSHTALLENTELKVSKLTMQRDISRYKKGLQQAERDLEAYRQQFQEMSEKMRRRFTDETVQRELKSMREELDSRDEHVRELQEQLREAKGSQSEEIDKLRDDIEDLEMSLREKDRTIEEREEEIEELKDKDGQENDALSELESELRRAKEQLEELQDSLDHAKSEAIEARTSEQQVLEEKERAEENLQELQDEMANKSFSTKGLARQLEEEVKELRQKNNELNEELESGAQRMTSLEEQSQKSRQNTDDEQQRLLEELGQIRRERELACHERGNLNAQLHEAQDEIQRRSDEKALLHTRHHALTDESGNLQSELAKAQSIIRELQESLDAEKHNATEDAENVRSQYLEDIERLQEEIESLHHEIEDKEGHFALEQDRWESMRRNLQVQKDRAEDQAAGFKRTIEKLEQVEHTLTGKESKLQDVIDSEKARHFNAEAVLGRQVKELNDDLSAKREVIDQIRHELLSVKEELRLSRRAEATLKERVQSLEDEVVVLQSNLEEEQEYAKERTEKGPSEQDGQVQKILADKQKLRDQLANAHVELHDLRTTKVEIKTERDELQAQLDQAQNQVGDVTKFDKEKVELRKTSLRLENELKRLKEDKMSLLETKDSLENQLGGEIERAALEENRLSAEIDQLHDKLQSASGGKERELALAKGKLQRFERRIHELEELLEQQPPADYEQSASAADLSVLRHSLDEVRKREKALIQREAGQKASIRAYKSKVVELERELHDATIKKLDSQSPSSSPASKLHEEVRSLRKQLSDAHRALRELKSKTHSLERAAMREEDQRDLHELLKQSTLEAESLALQVSEKEAQLNDTEARTRRIREERASYARKANAAIKELDSLQDRYKQAMEKAGTKGENRTKHEKEMLGLGKEILWLRARLKREQKFRCDLAWSKGLMELGERVRVACNEADLRMISEMGVKPRDRNNARTPTEKLKTAVSMVKAIVRMQKMGREWKKTTKLGEGLKRAKNEVMKRRERESLKA, from the exons ATGGCTTACCCATACATCGACACCCCGCGCACCGAAGTCGACGGGAACGCGACTTACCTAACGAATGGCTTTCGCAGCGTCGGACGGCACAATCTATCGGCCCTCGACTCCGTCGAAAACTCATTCCAGACACCCTCAaaagatgaggatgttctcaAGGTTCTCGGCGACGGGCGCAGACGTAGCTCTGCAGGATCGAAGCTCAACACACCCCGGGCGACTGGCGGCCCGAAGTCCACGAGGAGCGCGTTAAATTCACGGCAGCAGCTGCCTACGGCGGGTGTGAAGGGTGAATTCACCCCAATGCTGAAGAGCGCCATGAAAAATAATCACATGAAAAATATGTCAACAACGCGAGGAGGGCCTAGCGCGCCGAAGACCCCATCTTATCTGAAGCCAGGTTATCGGAGTAATGGAAACACGCCCGGATTACCTGGAGTGGATATGACGGgtattgatgaggaagacgcgACGGTCGAGGACCCGACACCTGTCCCGCAAGTAGCTAGCAGCAGTGTCCAGGGGACGCCGCTCCCGGGGCTTACTAGCAGAGACGGAAACATCCTCGGCGATGGGAATAATATGACGTtaaaagaacaagaacag ATAATCGATAAACTTGACAAGGACAACTTCGGGCTCAAATTGAAGATCCActtcctccaacaacaatTAGAAAAGGCCGGACCGGCTTACAGCCATACAGCGCTCCTGGAGAATACAGAACTCAAGGTCTCGAAATTGACGATGCAACGCGATATCTCACGGTATAAGAAGGGTCTCCAACAAGCCGAACGCGACCTAGAAGCCTACCGCCAACAGTTTCAAGAGATGAGTGAAAAGATGCGCAGAAGATTTACAGACGAAACTGTACAACGTGAGTTGAAGTCGATGCGAGAGGAACTCGATAGCAGGGACGAGCACGTGAGGGAACTCCAAGAGCAACTGAGGGAAGCAAAGGGCTCGCAGTCGGAGGAAATTGACAAGCTTCGAGATGACATCGAGGACTTGGAAATGTCCCTCAGGGAGAAAGACCGGACAATTGAGGAGCGCGAGGAAGAGATCGAGGAACTGAAAGACAAAGACGGCCAAGAAAATGATGCACTGTCTGAGTTGGAATCGGAGCTTCGACGAGCTAAGGAGCAGCTAGAGGAGTTGCAGGACTCTCTTGACCATGCGAAGTCGGAAGCCATCGAAGCACGAACCTCTGAACAGCAGgtcttggaggagaaggaacgAGCCGAGGAGAACCtacaggagctgcaggatgagaTGGCAAACAAATCTTTCAGCACTAAGGGTCTTGCCCGTCagttggaagaggaagtgAAGGAGCTCCGCCAGAAGAACAACGAGCTCAACGAAGAACTCGAATCAGGAGCTCAACGAATGACTAGCCTTGAAGAACAATCTCAGAAGTCTCGCCAAAACACGGACGACGAACAACAGAGATTATTAGAAGAGCTCGGTCAAATAAGACGAGAGCGTGAGCTGGCCTGCCATGAACGAGGCAACCTAAACGCTCAGCTTCATGAAGCGCAAGATGAAATTCAACGCAGGAGCGATGAAAAGGCCCTCCTTCATACTCGACATCACGCCCTGACGGACGAGTCCGGGAATCTGCAAAGCGAACTTGCTAAAGCGCAGTCTATAATCCGCGAGCTCCAGGAGTCACTCGACGCCGAGAAACATAACGCCACGGAAGACGCGGAGAATGTGCGCTCCCAGTACTTGGAAGATATTGAGCGATTGCAAGAAGAGATAGAGTCCCTTCACCACGAAATCGAAGATAAAGAAGGACATTTCGCTCTTGAGCAAGACAGATGGGAGAGCATGAGGCGCAACCTACAAGTTCAAAAGGACAGGGCGGAAGACCAAGCTGCAGGTTTCAAGCGGACTATCGAGAAGCTCGAACAAGTGGAGCACACGCTGACAGGAAAAGAGTCTAAACTGCAAGACGTCATCGATAGCGAGAAAGCGAGGCATTTTAATGCTGAAGCCGTTCTTGGTCGACAAGTGAAAGAATTAAATGACGACCTGTCTGCGAAGCGAGAAGTGATCGACCAGATCCGGCATGAGTTACTTTCTGTCAAAGAGGAGCTTCGCCTATCGAGACGCGCGGAAGCGACACTCAAGGAAAGAGTACAGTCtctcgaggatgaggtggtTGTTCTCCAGTCAAacctggaggaagaacaagaataCGCCAAAGAACGCACAGAGAAAGGACCCTCTGAACAGGATGGCCAAGTGCAGAAGATACTTGCTGATAAGCAGAAGCTTCGCGATCAACTGGCCAACGCACACGTTGAGTTACATGACTTGAGAACAACAAAGGTTGAGATCAAGACGGAACGCGATGAGCTCCAAGCACAGCTAGATCAAGCCCAGAATCAAGTGGGCGACGTGACCAAGTTTGATAAGGAAAAGGTTGAGCTTCGAAAAACATCACTTCGGCTAGAAAACGAACTTAAGAGGCTCAAAGAAGACAAAATGTCGCTCCTGGAGACCAAAGACTCCCTTGAGAACCAACTGGGAGGTGAAATTGAACGAGCTGCTCTGGAAGAGAACCGTTTGTCTGCCGAGATCGACCAGCTCCATGACAAACTACAGTCGGCCTCCGGTGGAAAAGAACGAGAATTGGCGTTGGCTAAAGGCAAACTGCAGCGATTCGAGAGGCGTATTCatgagctggaagagcttctcgagcaaCAGCCCCCTGCGGACTACGAGCAGTCAGCCAGCGCAGCAGATCTATCGGTTCTGCGTCATAGCCTGGATGAAGTGCGGAAGCGAGAGAAGGCATTGATTCAGCGCGAAGCCGGCCAGAAGGCTTCTATCCGTGCTTACAAGTCGAAGGTTGTAGAGCTCGAGAGGGAACTGCATGATGCAACGATCAAAAAGCTCGACAGCCAATCCCCTTCGTCCTCACCCGCTAGTAAATTGCACGAAGAGGTTCGGTCTCTTAGGAAGCAGCTCTCAGACGCGCATCGTGCTTTGAGGGAACTGAAATCAAAGACCCATAGTCTCGAACGAGCTGCAATGCGGGAGGAGGACCAGCGTGACCTGCACGAGCTACTTAAACAATCTACCTTGGAGGCTGAATCTTTGGCCCTCCAAGTCTCCGAGAAAGAAGCCCAGTTGAACGACACCGAAGCTAGGACCCGCAGAATCCGTGAAGAACGTGCATCCTACGCTCGCAAGGCTAACGCAGCAATCAAAGAGCTCGATTCTCTTCAAGACCGTTACAAGCAGGCCATGGAGAAGGCAGGAACCAAGGGAGAGAACAGGACCAAGCACGAAAAGGAGATGCTCGGCCTAGGCAAGGAAATCCTCTGGCTCCGCGCCCGACTCAAGAGGGAGCAGAAGTTCCGTTGTGACCTGGCGTGGAGTAAGGGCCTGATGGAGCTCGGGGAGCGTGTTCGCGTTGCTTG CAATGAAGCCGACCTCCGCATGATCTCCGAGATGGGCGTCAAGCCCCGTGATCGCAACAATGCCCGCACTCCAaccgagaagctcaagacGGCTGTTTCCATGGTCAAGGCCATCGTTCgaatgcagaagatgggccgcgagtggaagaagacgacaAAGCTAGGCGAGGGCCTTAAGCGGGCTAAGAATGAAGttatgaagaggagggagagggagtcATTAAAGGCATAG
- the VPS4 gene encoding AAA family ATPase VPS4 (COG:O;~EggNog:ENOG410PG4M;~InterPro:IPR007330,IPR003959,IPR003960,IPR027417, IPR003593,IPR036181,IPR015415;~PFAM:PF09336,PF00004,PF04212,PF05496;~go_function: GO:0005524 - ATP binding [Evidence IEA];~go_function: GO:0016887 - ATPase activity [Evidence IEA]) has translation MSNTDFLGRAIDTVKKAIENDNEGEYEKAYQQYYSSLELFMLALKWEKNPRSKEMIRAKTAEYMDRAEKLKNHLASQDSRKKPSAVGANGKVSQGSGKGGKEEDDGEDADSKKLRSALAGAILSEKPNVQWEDVAGLEGAKEALKEAVILPIKFPHLFTGRRQPWKGILLYGPPGTGKSYLAKAVATEANSTFFSVSSSDLVSKWMGESERLVKQLFNMARENKPAIIFIDEVDALCGARGENDSEASRRIKTELLVQMDGVGNDSKGVLILGATNIPWQLDAAIRRRFQRRVHISLPDVNARMKMFMLAVGSTPCLMTQADYRSLAEQSEGYSGSDISIAVQDALMQPIRKIQTATHYKKVLHEGQEKLTPCSPGDNGAVEMRWENVEAEQLLEPPLILKDFIKAVRNSRPTVSQDDLKRNTQWTEEFGSEGA, from the exons ATGAGCAACACCGATTTCCTAGGCCGTGCGATTGACACCGTCAAGAAAGCCATCGAGAACGACAATGAAGGCGAGTACGAGAAAGCTTATCAGCAATACTACTCCTCACTAGAGCTGTTCATGCTCGCCCTAAAATGGGAGAAGAACCCCAGGTCCAAGGAGATGATCCGCGCAAAGACGGCCGAGTACATGGATCGcgcggagaagctgaagaaccatCTGGCATCGCAGGATAGTCGGAAAAAGCCAAGTGCGGTAGGCGCCAACGGCAAGGTGTCGCAAGGCAGTGGGAAAGGCGG gaaggaagaggacgacggTGAAGACGCCGATTCGAAAAAGCTACGGTCCGCCCTTGCTGGTGCCATCTTGTCGGAAAAGCCGAATGTGCAATGGGAGGACGTTGCGGGTCTTGAGGGCGCAAAGGAGGCCTTGAAGGAAGCAGTCATTCTCCCTATAAAATTTCCACACTTGTTTACTGGACGGCGACAACCGTGGAAGGGTATTCTACTCTATGGACCTCCGGGCACTGGAAAGTCATATCTCGCCAAGGCCGTCGCGACAGAAGCAAACAGCACATTCTTCAGTGTCAGTAGTAGTGACCTGGTTTCGAAATGGATGGGTGAGAGTGAAAG ACTCGTGAAACAGCTCTTTAACATGGCTCGAGAGAACAAGCCCGCGATTATATTTATCGATGAAGTCGACGCGCTCTGTGGCGCTCGTGGAGAGAATGATTCCGAGGCGTCACGCCGTATCAAAACCGAATTGCTTGTCCAAATGGACGGAGTAGGAAATGACTCCAAAGGCGTCCTCATTCTAGGCGCAACGAATATTCCTTGGCAGCTAGATGCTGCTATCCGCCGAAGATTCCAACGACGAGTCCACATTAGTCTCCCAGATGTCAACGCGCGCATGAAGATGTTCATGCTAGCAGTGGGCTCAACACCCTGTCTTATGACACAGGCCGACTACCGGTCACTCGCAGAACAGAGCGAGGGCTACTCCGGTAGCGATATCAGTATCGCCGTCCAAGATGCACTTATGCAACCCATTCGCAAAATCCAGACAGCAACACACTACAAAAAG GTATTACATGAAGGCCAAGAGAAACTAACCCCGTGTTCCCCCGGCGATAATGGCGCGGTGGAAATGAGGTGGGAGAACGTCGAGGCCGAGCAACTTCTAGAACCTCCTCTCATACTCAAAGACTTCATCAAGGCCGTCCGCAACTCGCGGCCAACAGTCAGCCAAGATGATCTAAAGAGGAATACGCAATGGACCGAAGAGTTCGGCAGTGAGGGTGCTTAA
- a CDS encoding tubulin-binding prefolding complex subunit YKE2 (BUSCO:EOG09265E8A;~COG:O;~EggNog:ENOG410PQV2;~InterPro:IPR009053,IPR002777;~PFAM:PF01920;~go_component: GO:0016272 - prefoldin complex [Evidence IEA];~go_function: GO:0051082 - unfolded protein binding [Evidence IEA];~go_process: GO:0006457 - protein folding [Evidence IEA]) — protein MADPQKQMQALSEEYQTLQTELDGLVDARQKLESQQQENKSVQTEFTSLDDDTNIFKFIGPVLLKQDKSEALMAVNGRLEFIEKEIKRIEGQITENEEKTDKKRSDMIQFQSQIQQQAAAASASA, from the exons atgGCAGACCCACAGAAACAGATGCAAGCTCTGTCGGAGGAATACCAGACTCTCCAGACCG AGCTTGACGGCCTTGTCGATGCGCGCCAAAAACTCGAATCTCAACAGCAGGAGAACAAGAGCGTCCAGACGGAGTTCACATCCCTCGACGATGACACCAATATCTTCAAGTTCATCGGGCCGGTACTGTTGAAACAAGATAAGAGCGAGGCATTGATGGCCGTTAATGGACGTCTAGAGTTCATTGAAAAAGAGAT TAAACGGATCGAGGGCCAAATAACCGAGAACGAAGAAAAGACTGATAAGAAGCGGTCAGAT ATGATTCAATTCCAAAGCCAAATCCAGCAACAGGCTGCCGCCGCCTCTGCGTCTGCGTGA